Below is a genomic region from Methanolobus sediminis.
TTCATGCAATATTTGTGAGAGTATTGTCTATATGGCCACTGGTCAGAGAGTCAATCTCAATTAATACCTAAAAATACAGCAATAAAGCCAAAATCACAGATTCAGAGCTTAGATTAAATAAAAAGCTTGGATTTTCACTTTTTTATTAAAGAATTGTTGTAAATATCTGAAAGAATCGTTTTTTACAAAAATAGATGAAAAATAGGAAACTACATGATACATTGACAATTATATATTAGTTAGAGAATCATTATAATAAACATCATTCGATGCAAAGCAACCAAAATGCATAATAAATGTATAAAATCATGATAAAAGATAAACAGATATTATAATCGGGGTGAACAAATGACGCGTACAAAGTACTATGAAAGTCTTGATAGTTTGAGAAGCGATGTGAAAGAAATGGGGATGTTGGCACATGAAGCCATTGAAAACTCAATAAAAGCCCTGGAAGAGCTTGATAAAGAGCTGGCAAAAAGTGTAATTGATGGAGACCAGCCAATCGACGATTATGAAATGAAAATTGAAAAATCAATATCTCAAATAATTGCACTCCAAAGCCCTACCGCAGGAGATATGAGATTTGTTACATCATGCCTCAAAATAGCAATAGATATTGAGAGAATGAGTGATCTTGCAGTGAATATTGCAGAGATTGCAGAAAGAATAGAAGGAGATCATGTCAAGCCTCTGGTAGACATCCCCAAAATGGCAGAAGTTGCCAGCGGAATGCTTGAACAGGCAATGATAGCTTTTGAAATAAATGATGCTAAACTTGCTGAAGCTACTGCGAAAAAAGATGATGAGATTGACCGGGCATTCTATGCTATTGAAAAAGAGCTCATAGAAATGATGGTAGCAGATGCTAGTATAATTACAAACGCATCACATCTTCTATTCGTGATCCGCTACATTGAGAGAATAGGAGATCACGCATGCAATATATGCGAAAGCATAGTCTACATTGCAGAAGCACAGAGAAAAGATCTGAATTAATCTTTAAATTGATAGAATGTTTAGAAATCAAACAGCGAACTCTGTGATTTCCTGTTCACAGGTGTTTGCTGGGTTTTTACTTCCGCTTCCTTTTGCTTAAACTTTTTAACAGGAGATTCTGGCGGCTTGTCAGAAAAGTCAAATAAACCTTTTTGCTTTGAATCATAGTCGAGGTTTGCCACATCCACTCCAAAAACACCCAGAATACGCTCTACCGGAGGCAACAACTGTTTTTTGATATAATAGTCCACATCAATAGGAATATTGTTCTCCTTTACGTATTCGGGATCTTCAGCGCGGTTCACAAAAAGGTCTTTGCCCGCTATGATAACAAAAGGAATACGTTCCCCCACAGGAGGAGGAGTTCCGGTTCTTTCTTCTATTTTTTCCGCCACAGTCAGATGAGGTTGTTTATTTTTATAGCTGGTAGCCTTCTTGGAGAACATACGAGTCATAGTCAAATCTTCGATTATATCAGAGTCATTCCTGACATCGATATTCCGTACACCATCAACCACTTTTCGAACATGCTGCACAGCAGCCTCTACATTACCTTCCTTAAGCACTAACTCAAGGATACGGTTAAGAGTCTTGGATGTGAGCTCACACCAATCCCTTCGCACCGTTTCCATGCCCTTTACCTTTATGCCACCTTTCCATTCTTCCCCTGACCTTTCAAATACCCATATTGCATAACGCTTCTTTGCGATGAAAAGAGCACGTTTTGCAATGGATTCAAACTCTAATTCCATCGGGTCGGGAAGAGAAGCTGAAACTGTTGCAGCGATCTTGCTGCCTACCAGACCGGCATCATCAAGAGAGATTTCCTTCTTGGAAGCACACTGAACAAACACACTGTCAGTATCACCATAAACTACTGACAGGGACACCACATGATCATCAGGTTCAATCGAGGGCAATTCTTCTGTAAAATAAGCAGAACCATCCTTCAGGATTACTTTGCTGATACCGCCATTAATAAGAGCACGTGTATTGAGAATATTTTCCCTTCCAAAACTGGTTACGGCATTTGCAAGAGTCAGACTGTAAAGTTTTGCACGAGTATATCCGGAATAACCATAAAAACTATTAAGCAGAATCTTCAGTGCAAGCTGTGTGGCATCAAGTACGCGATATTCGGATTCATCTGATGCATTTTTCATTTTCCTCTTGGTCTCAACCCTTCTCTGAAGCAGACTTTCAAGAATGGATGGCATTATACCCTTAGAAACATGTGCAGATACAAACTCACCGCCTGATGGAGGAACTATAGTTTCCCCTCCTGCAGGACGGTCTTGCTCCACAACAGTCGTATAACAGAGATTATGTGCCATCATAATAGTTGGATAAAGTGATTTGTAGTCAAGAATCACAACATTCTCAAGCAGTCCTTTTTTAGGCTCAAGTACTTCACCGCCCTTCAGACCCTCACTGCTGCGATTCCTCATCGCTACAAGTTCATCACTTGGCTTTGGAGGAATAACCCTACCCTGCTTGCCATATTCCCTTAAAAGAAGGTTATCAACCATTGAGGTCTGGCCACCGTCGACAACTTCCTGAAGAAGAGAACCGCTTACCTGAGCCACTGCTATATGCTTGTCAAGAAGACGAAGCTTCAGGATTAGTTCGATTGCAAGCTCTGAGTCCCTGCGCGCATAATCTATGAACTTTAGGAGCTTTTCACCATCATCTAGCCAATATTCTTCCATCTCGGATGGCGCAACATCCAATTTCTCCATGTCCAGTAACTCTTTTGCCACATTCCTTAGTGTATAGCGTTTAAGACTGTACTGACTCCTTATAAGTGGTAACGCATCCACAACAACCCTTCCAGGAATTGATACCATTGTCCTGTTGCCTATCTTACGGTAACTTAATACCCTGCCATCGCGTCCAACCGTTGGCCTGACAGATTCACCTGAATTGGAAAGGATGGCAACTCTGTCGGCAATATAAGGAATATCAAAATCATTTATGTTGTAACCTGATACAATATCTGCGTCATATTCCTGGAACAACTCAAAGAACCTGTTAAGCATCTGAGTCTCGGTATCAAAACTTATGACATCTTCCCCTGCGCCTTCTACTTTTTTGGATACCAGAACAAGAGTGTCATGTCCATTGAATGCAGGAC
It encodes:
- the phoU gene encoding phosphate signaling complex protein PhoU encodes the protein MTRTKYYESLDSLRSDVKEMGMLAHEAIENSIKALEELDKELAKSVIDGDQPIDDYEMKIEKSISQIIALQSPTAGDMRFVTSCLKIAIDIERMSDLAVNIAEIAERIEGDHVKPLVDIPKMAEVASGMLEQAMIAFEINDAKLAEATAKKDDEIDRAFYAIEKELIEMMVADASIITNASHLLFVIRYIERIGDHACNICESIVYIAEAQRKDLN
- a CDS encoding DNA-directed DNA polymerase, which codes for MNFQILDADYIGHESGPVIRLFGRAEDGQSVCCFVPGFEPYFYMNAEGELDKLATMLKERFDVIRKVEIVPKFEPVGYQVSKKPMLCITTMEPRNVPEIRDDVLNLPGAKEVYETDILFRNRFMIDMGLHGMGWVTTEEISETPFSNDHIYCDSVFTASSIKETEKLSVAPLKHISFDIECLPIDGSMPVPETSPVIMISMSFGPAFNGHDTLVLVSKKVEGAGEDVISFDTETQMLNRFFELFQEYDADIVSGYNINDFDIPYIADRVAILSNSGESVRPTVGRDGRVLSYRKIGNRTMVSIPGRVVVDALPLIRSQYSLKRYTLRNVAKELLDMEKLDVAPSEMEEYWLDDGEKLLKFIDYARRDSELAIELILKLRLLDKHIAVAQVSGSLLQEVVDGGQTSMVDNLLLREYGKQGRVIPPKPSDELVAMRNRSSEGLKGGEVLEPKKGLLENVVILDYKSLYPTIMMAHNLCYTTVVEQDRPAGGETIVPPSGGEFVSAHVSKGIMPSILESLLQRRVETKRKMKNASDESEYRVLDATQLALKILLNSFYGYSGYTRAKLYSLTLANAVTSFGRENILNTRALINGGISKVILKDGSAYFTEELPSIEPDDHVVSLSVVYGDTDSVFVQCASKKEISLDDAGLVGSKIAATVSASLPDPMELEFESIAKRALFIAKKRYAIWVFERSGEEWKGGIKVKGMETVRRDWCELTSKTLNRILELVLKEGNVEAAVQHVRKVVDGVRNIDVRNDSDIIEDLTMTRMFSKKATSYKNKQPHLTVAEKIEERTGTPPPVGERIPFVIIAGKDLFVNRAEDPEYVKENNIPIDVDYYIKKQLLPPVERILGVFGVDVANLDYDSKQKGLFDFSDKPPESPVKKFKQKEAEVKTQQTPVNRKSQSSLFDF